The following are from one region of the Methanocella sp. genome:
- a CDS encoding MscL family protein produces MGLLQEFKEFLAEYKVMGLAVAFIMGVAATSLITALVNDIIMPIIGKLIPGGAWQTATLNIAGMLFKWGDFLSQLINFIIIALVVFLIAKFIMGEEKVTKK; encoded by the coding sequence ATGGGATTGTTACAGGAATTTAAGGAATTCTTAGCGGAATATAAGGTAATGGGGCTGGCTGTCGCATTTATCATGGGCGTTGCAGCTACGTCACTGATCACGGCACTTGTAAATGATATCATCATGCCAATTATCGGGAAACTGATCCCGGGTGGCGCATGGCAGACTGCGACGCTTAATATTGCCGGGATGTTATTTAAATGGGGCGACTTCCTGTCGCAACTGATCAACTTTATCATAATCGCGTTAGTCGTTTTCCTCATTGCCAAGTTTATCATGGGCGAGGAGAAGGTCACGAAAAAGTAG